A genomic region of Canis aureus isolate CA01 chromosome 16, VMU_Caureus_v.1.0, whole genome shotgun sequence contains the following coding sequences:
- the LOC144286911 gene encoding uncharacterized protein LOC144286911 isoform X4 — translation MGASPGSLNISVSLARPSAPLAWVSAPQSIMSRLCLSLFFIFTWQPSWLLGQAAPLPAWARRTSGPRRSPEPPEPPEPWSSHSSELLHESLQALTHPAEAGGGFNNLRSSAPAQISAPPKQLTETLVPFLDTDSNGELPPETDQYLNDKPTLHERLLQVVPALGDENQAIVLPPPLKSKMKTGDEPEDHQSLEILAPPLDSQGLNQRKFFVSSPNLDKDLVQHRRLAKVVIGTPNQFANKELLEQLQDDYSDSGMDIIYPEENRPMDFPGGPDQPPELPEELEISSLLQETPAGPLQSTVEEPEPFVPGVEAQAKHPESPEETETPPLLQDALSQPPEILKEAGNSVSPQEAPAEPSSTPEVQQEASAQPTEAPEEVEPWTPQEAPAQPPEEKVPPQEVNVPSLSQNEAQRPKLHNVTVKPVDLALTVTVTQPPQHPKKAEPAILQEQPAQPPELSLGEVEPIPTQQEHPAQPLEHHEVKVAPPGHHQVQQLNLPNITVKPAGVQVTVTPEPTTEVGPLPVQRESVTQPSVPLNVEPFATQHEAPTLPPQSPEENEHLSFQQETPTESPESPTQEKPPTQQETPVQTPGEVKPSTTQQDTLAQDSQAPEEGESPSTQEEALAQLPGTQEEKEPSPPQQEAPAELPQIPEEGEPSSIQEESQDHHAQTPEKAKPSSTQQEAPTQYPQASEEGEPSPAQEEAPTQFPQILVKSGFPEQHPAPAENVEPYPDQQGVPTQTGDLPEETELSPSQQWSSSLPQMPVVGVEPSPVQPEHQAQPPESSTDIVAQPPVHHEVTSSRLGPGEAQHPMLPNITAKPVDLEVFITPVPTKFEHAPGQQEASAQAPVPPEQVEFSPAQSELLFQSPETLEDEFPPGQQELIVKTPDPPKEMEPTSAQQEAPAEPSEPHKEIEPSSNEYTVSAHSPGPTEDVKPPTQPEVPAQPPVPQQVPAISPEPRQEVEPSATQQESPAQSLELADKVEPLPVSQKTPSQLLQFPEKVESSPVLQEAPSLPLEPLKEVELSPAQQVAQTQPSELPEKLESFPILQQASTQSPEPHQESEPSPAQPPEPSKEVEPQLPVHNEMTVPPQGQDQAQRSSLPSVTAKPVDLEFTVPPEPSTTLQQTLAPPEDPEVTLPHPEHVEAQSPNLSEVTVQPLDLELTITPEPITEVETSTMQETPGPPLEPPDESVMQPPMYREVTVPTPGQDQARHLLLPNVTVQPLDLELTLTPEPTTKVEHSTTVSKTTVPPKDMEVTFAHQEQVQAQHPILTEVTVQPLDLGLTITSEFTKEIELPQPMQETPIQLPEPPKEVTVAQSPVYQEETIPTPGWDQIQHPSSPSVTVQPLDLELTVSPEPTTEVEHSTALKKTIAPPKDVEVTFAHLEQVLSRRPNLTKVTVQPLDLELTITPASTTEIEPSPTMPLELPKELVAQPSIYQEAAVPTSAQDQAQHLWSPNVTTQPLALELTISPKPTTEVEQSTTLHQTTAPPKDLEVTFPPSEQVQVQHSTLNKVKVKPLDLGLTITPEPTTETKPSPTMQETPTQPPEPPKEVVVQYPFHQEGTVPTLGQDQAPYPTLPSVTVHPVDMGLTMTSEPTTQVEGSTTTKTTTPPPKDLEMTLAHLEQIQRQHPNLTEVTVPPMDLEITVTAGSNMEVEPSPARQETPTQPPEPPKEVKVQYPFHQEVMSPTPSKGEVQHPESPSITFHNGGLGLTITPEPITEAKHSATTKKTTAPSPADLEVTLAHRERVQSQQPNLTKVTVPPMDLEITVSHQPESSESVLPPTTQPSVVHFAKYFPEKAYTTFTEQPEQSVTTNVNICELCTCKDETLSCTGFSPKQRLRRVPVPEPNTDNNTFTILNFQGNAISYIEENTWKPYRWTEKLILSENYLTELHKDSFEGLLSLQYLILSHNPLTTVEDSYLFKLPALKYLDMGTTQVSLSTIESILMMTLELEKLILPSRMSCCLCQLKNNIEVVCKTVKLHCDGECLTNATRCDEKASIMNVEGSFMKVLKARKKSTSTELTIEPEKASSDKNGIGLSAFMNEQLDFNDESDVISALNYILPYFSEGNVEDVESTLLPFIKTLFSNVQDGDKPVGYLKNNTKSPSLEPGPNNSTYKNKLRKLSFLENLLDAEIQEKIDEVKKKEKTAMLIPPGILGPKFKKLETAQGQEKTLPKSKNLRKRWFRKNSVLKGPKDPQKRHYKEVDVQSTQGKQSAQSFVKNMAKERRLSGPSPRELEELHMAQRPRKLVGNSVHTESSFIKEHKAAASSFPKQNIMGKPSASTAPKSLPKVKTKSEDSTYPIVVLEDANARVREMEASRPVSHSGKKYIFHKIRSRIVQRTPKTKKSKKFRKKNSLSNRLMPAQRPPLPAVRSLIDSPSQEAISSSEKRIQENPFPELFTLSEPSKENTTVENTTAQNASEEIISPGSTTVSEQTPPEFTNRRNLSNTYSTTTRDNFVPTVKQTNETQWEYHNLVTDLPPKPTGFSVAKLSSAGDLFEIQLNQQLRSLIPNNDVRRLISHVIRTLKMDCSETNVQLACAKLISRTGLLMKLLSEQQEVKVSKAEWDTDQWKTENYINESTEAQSEQKEQKSSEPTKEVPGYGYNNKLILAISVTVVVMILIIVFCLIEIYSHRAAPVEDEEGGSRLFFNSLLHKRCSIQRENQGFFWRRRPLWLRDMYRPLNATRKKNMAQKLHDRDSSDEDEIFNKEPGEKGGAPVEKPRAADSAAEDLGEESDSELRTVIVLK, via the exons ATGGGGGCGTCACCGGGCTCCCTGAACATTTCGGTTTCTCTGGCGAGACCGAGCGCCCCACTGGCTTGGGTCTCTGCTCCGCAGAGTATCATGTCCAGGCTttgcctctcccttttttttatttttacctggcAACCGTCGTGGTTGTTGGGCCAGGCAGCTCCGCTTCCCGCGTGGGCCCGTCGGACCTCCGGCCCTCGGAGATCCCCGGAACCCCCGGAACCCCCGGAACCCTGGTCTTCGCACTCTTCTGAACTCCTGCATGAATCGCTCCAGGCACTTACCCACCCCGCAGAGGCGGGGGGGGGCTTTAATAACTTGAGGTCCTCTGCTCCAGCCCAGATATCGGCCCCGCCTAAGCAGTTGACTGAGACTTTGGTTCCATTCCTGGACACGGATTCAAATGGTGAGCTGCCCCCAGAGACAGATCAGTATCTGAATGACAAGCCAACCCTGCACGAAAGGCTCTTACAAGTGGTTCCAGCGTTGGGTGATGAGAATCAGGCCATAGTTCTACCTCCTCCActcaaaagtaagatgaaaaCTGGAGATGAGCCAGAAGATCACCAGTCATTGGAAATACTTGCTCCACCTCTGGACAGTCAGGGTTTAAACCAAAGAAAGTTTTTTGTTTCATCCCCAAACCTGGACAAAGATCTAGTTCAGCATCGAAGGCTTGCCAAAGTTGTTATTGGAACTCCAAACCAATTTGCAAATAAAGAGCTCCTAGAACAACTGCAGGACGATTATTCAGATTCTGGTATGGATATCATATACCCTGAGGAAAACCGACCAATGGATTTCCCAGGGGGACCAGATCAACCCCCAGAGCTCCCTGAGGAGCTTGAAATTTCTTCACTCCTGCAGGAGACCCCTGCAGGACCTCTCCAGTCCACTGTAGAGGAACCTGAACCTTTTGTGCCTGGAGTGGAGGCCCAGGCCAAGCATCCAGAGTCCCCTGAAGAGACAGAAACACCTCCACTTCTTCAGGACGCTCTATCTCAGCCTCCAGAGATCCTTAAGGAAGCTGGAAATTCTGTAAGCCCACAGGAGGCCCCAGCTGAACCTTCAAGTACCCCTGAAGTCCAACAGGAAGCCTCAGCTCAACCTACAGAGGCACCTGAGGAAGTAGAACCTTGGACCCCTCAGGAGGCCCCAGCTCAGCCACCAGAGGAGAAGGTACCACCTCAGGAGGTAAATGTGCCATCTCTGAGTCAGAATGAAGCTCAGCGGCCAAAATTACACAATGTCACTGTTAAACCTGTAGATTTGGCACTTACTGTAACTGTGACTCAGCCTCCACAGCACCCCAAGAAGGCTGAGCCTGCAATCCTGCAAGAACAACCAGCTCAGCCACCAGAGCTGTCTTTGGGGGAGGTGGAACCTATTCCAACCCAGCAGGAGCACCCAGCTCAACCTCTAGAGCATCATGAGGTGAAAGTTGCACCTCCAGGTCACCATCAGGTTCAACAGTTAAACCTGCCCAATATCACTGTTAAACCTGCAGGCGTGCAGGTTACTGTAACACCAGAACCCACTACAGAGGTGGGACCTTTGCCAGTTCAACGTGAGTCTGTCACTCAGCCCTCTGTGCCCCTTAATGTGGAACCTTTTGCAACCCAGCATGAAGCCCCAACTCTGCCTCCACAGTCCCCTGAGGAGAATGAACATTTGTCATTTCAACAGGAGACTCCAACTGAGTCCCCAGAATCTCCCACACAGGAGAAACCTCCAACACAGCAGGAGACCCCTGTTCAGACCCCTGGAGAGGTTAAACCTTCCACAACCCAGCAGGACACCCTGGCTCAGGATTCACAGGCTCCTGAGGAGGGTGAATCACCTTCAACCCAGGAGGAGGCCCTGGCTCAACTTCCAGGGACTCAGGAAGAGAAGGAACCTTCTCCACCCCAGCAGGAGGCCCCTGCTGAGCTTCCACAAATCCCTGAGGAGGGTGAACCTTCCTCAATACAGGAGGAGAGCCAGGATCATCATGCACAGACTCCTGAGAAAGCTAAACCTTCTTCAACCCAGCAGGAGGCCCCAACCCAGTATCCACAGGCCTCTGAGGAGGGAGAACCATCTCCAGCTCAGGAAGAGGCTCCCACTCAATTTCCACAAATTCTTGTGAAGAGTGGGTTTCCAGAACAACATCCAGCCCCTGCTGAAAATGTTGAACCTTATCCAGATCAGCAGGGAGTACCAACACAGACTGGAGATCTTCCTGAAGAAACTGAACTTTCTCCAAGCCAGCAGTGGAGCTCATCTCTGCCTCAGATGCCTGTCGTAGGTGTAGAACCTTCTCCAGTCCAGCCTGAGCACCAGGCTCAGCCTCCAGAGTCCTCTACAGATATTGTAGCTCAGCCTCCAGTACATCATGAGGTGACATCCTCACgtctaggtcctggtgaagctCAGCATCCAATGTTGCCCAATATCACAGCAAAACCTGTAGATCTGGAGGTTTTCATAACTCCAGTGCCCACTAAGTTTGAACATGCTccagggcagcaggaggcctCTGCTCAAGCTCCAGTTCCCCCTGAGCAGGTTGAATTTTCTCCAGCCCAGTCCGAGCTTCTTTTCCAGTCTCCAGAGACCCTTGAAGATGAATTTCCTCCAGGCCAACAAGAACTCATAGTAAAGACTCCAGACCCTCCTAAGGAGATGGAACCTACTTCAGCCCAACAGGAGGCCCCAGCTGAGCCATCAGAGCCCCATAAGGAGATTGAACCATCTTCAAATGAGTACACAGTCTCAGCTCATTCTCCAGGGCCCACTGAAGACGTCAAGCCTCCAACCCAACCAGAGGTTCCAGCTCAGCCTCCTGTTCCCCAGCAGGTCCCAGCTATATCTCCTGAGCCCCGACAGGAGGTAGAGCCTTCTGCCACACAACAGGAATCCCCAGCCCAGTCTTTAGAACTTGCTGACAAAGTGGAACCTCTTCCAGTCTCTCAAAAGACCCCTTCTCAGCTTCTACAGTTTCCTGAGAAGGTGGAATCCTCTCCAGTCCTGCAAGAAGCTCCATCTCTACCTCTAGAGCCCCTTAAGGAGGTAGAACTTTCTCCAGCCCAACAGGTGGCACAGACTCAGCCTTCAGAGCTCCCTGAGAAGCTAGAGTCATTTCCAATTCTGCAGCAGGCTTCAACTCAGTCTCCAGAGCCCCATCAAGAGTCAGAACCTTCTCCAGCTCAGCCTCCAGAGCCATCTAAGGAGGTTGAACCACAACTTCCAGTCCATAACGAGATGACAGTTCCACCTCAAGGACAAGATCAAGCTCAGCGTTCAAGCTTGCCCAGTGTCACTGCTAAACCTGTTGACTTGGAGTTTACTGTACCTCCAGAGCCTTCTACAACCCTGCAGCAGACTCTAGCTCCTCCAGAGGATCCAGAGGTGACACTTCCACATCCAGAACATGTTGAGGCTCAGAGTCCAAATTTGTCTGAAGTCACAGTTCAACCTTTAGATCTGGAGCTTACCATAACACCAGAACCCATTACAGAGGTTGAAACTTCAACCATGCAAGAGACTCCAGGTCCTCCTTTAGAGCCACCTGACGAGTCTGTAATGCAGCCTCCCATGTATCGGGAGGTGACAGTTCCAACTCCAGGTCAGGATCAAGCTCGGCATCTATTGTTACCCAATGTAACGGTTCAGCCTTTGGACTTGGAGCTTACCCTAACTCCAGAACCCACCACAAAAGTTGAACATTCTACAACCGTGAGTAAAACTACTGTTCCTCCAAAGGACATGGAAGTGACATTTGCACATCAAGAGCAGGTTCAAGCTCAGCATCCAATCTTGACTGAAGTCACAGTTCAGCCTTTGGACCTGGGGCTTACCATAACTTCAGAATTCACTAAGGAGATTGAACTTCCTCAACCTATGCAGGAGACTCCAATCCAGCTTCCAGAGCCACCTAAGGAGGTTACTGTAGCTCAATCTCCAGTATATCAGGAGGAGACCATTCCAACACCAGGTTGGGATCAAATTCAGCATCCATCATCACCCAGTGTAACAGTTCAACCTTTGGACCTGGAGCTTACTGTAAGTCCAGAACCCACTACAGAAGTTGAACATTCTACAGCCCTGAAAAAGACTATAGCTCCTCCAAAAGACGTGGAGGTGACATTTGCACATCTCGAGCAGGTTCTGTCTCGCCGTCCAAACTTGACTAAGGTCACAGTTCAACCTTTGGACCTGGAACTTACCATAACTCCAGCATCCACTACAGAGATTGAACCTTCTCCAACCATGCCTCTAGAGCTGCCTAAGGAACTTGTAGCTCAACCTTCCATATATCAAGAGGCAGCAGTTCCAACGTCAGCTCAGGATCAAGCTCAGCACCTGTGGTCACCAAATGTGACAACACAACCTTTGGCCCTAGAGCTTACCATAAGTCCAAAACCCACTACAGAGGTTGAACAGTCTACAACTCTGCATCAGACTACAGCTCCTCCAAAGGACCTTGAGGTGACATTTCCACCATCAGAGCAGGTTCAGGTTCAGCATTCAACCTTAAATAAAGTCAAAGTTAAACCTTTGGACTTGGGGCTTACCATAACTCCAGAACCTACTACAGAGACCAAACCTTCTCCAACCATGCAAGAGACCCCAACTCAGCCTCCAGAGCCACCTAAGGAGGTTGTAGTTCAATATCCATTCCATCAGGAGGGGACAGTTCCAACCCTAGGTCAGGATCAAGCTCCGTATCCAACTTTACCCAGTGTCACAGTTCATCCTGTGGACATGGGACTTACCATGACTTCAGAACCTACTACCCAGGTTGAAGGTTCTACAACCACCAAGACTACAACTCCCCCTCCAAAGGACCTTGAGATGACGCTTGCGCATCTCGAGCAGATTCAGAGGCAACATCCAAACCTGACTGAAGTCACTGTTCCACCTATGGACCTGGAAATTACTGTAACTGCAGGATCCAATATGGAAGTTGAACCTTCTCCAGCCAGGCAAGAGACCCCAACTCAGCCTCCAGAGCCACCTAAGGAGGTTAAAGTTCAATATCCATTTCATCAGGAAGTGATGAGTCCAACTCCAAGTAAGGGTGAAGTCCAGCATCCAGAATCACCCAGCATCACATTTCATAATGGGGGCTTGGGGCTTACCATTACTCCAGAACCTATTACAGAGGCTAAACATTCTGCAACCACGAAGAAGACTACAGCTCCTTCTCCAGCGGACCTTGAGGTGACACTTGCACATCGAGAGCGTGTTCAGAGTCAACAGCCAAACCTGACTAAAGTCACTGTTCCACCTATGGACTTGGAAATTACTGTAAGTCACCAACCAGAGTCATCTGAGTCGGTTCTCCCCCCAACGACTCAGCCCTCAGTGGTGCATTTTGCAAAATACTTCCCAGAAAAGGCATATACAACTTTCACTGAGCAGCCAGAACAGAGTGTTACCACAAATGTCAACATATGTGAGCTCTGTACCTGCAAAGATGAGACGCTATCGTGTACTGGTTTCAGCCCAAAGCAGAGGCTCCGCAGAGTGCCTGTGCCAGAGCCCAACACGGACAACAACACCTTCACCATCTT AAATTTCCAAGGAAACGCTATTTCTTACATTGAGGAGAATACATGGAAGCCATACCGTTGGACTGAGAAATT aattctcAGTGAAAATTATTTGACTGAATTACATAAGGACTCATTTGAAGGCCTGCTATCCCTACAGTATTT AATTCTCAGTCATAACCCTCTGACAACTGTTGAAgattcatatctttttaaattgccagcattaaaatattt AGACATGGGAACAACACAGGTGTCACTTTCAACAATTGAGAGCATTCTCATGATGACCCTTGAATTGGAAAAACT GATATTACCTAGCCGTATGTCCTGTTGTCTCTGCCAACTCAAAAATAATATTGAGGTTGTTTGCAAGACAGTCAAGCTGCATTGTGACGGTGAATGTTTGACAAATGCCACACGTTGTG ATGAAAAAGCATCTATAATGAATGTAGAAGGATCATTCATGAAGGTATTAAAAGCCCGGAAGAAGAGTACCAGTACTGAGCTGACAATTGAGCCAGAGAAGGCATCCTCAGACAAAAATGGCATCGGTCTGTCAGCCTTTATGAATGAGCAGTTAGACTTTAATGATGAAAGTGATGTTATCAGTGCGCTGAATTACATATTACCTTATTTCTCAGAGGGAAATGTAGAAGATGTAGAATCAACATTACTACCATTCATTAAAACTCTGTTTTCAAATGTTCAAGATGGAGACAAGCCTGTGGGTTACttgaaaaacaacacaaagaGCCCTTCTCTTGAACCTGGACCCAACAATTcaacttacaaaaataaactgaggaaACTCTCTTTCCTGGAAAATTTGTTAGAtgcagaaattcaagaaaaaattgatgaggtaaaaaagaaagaaaaaactgccatGCTTATACCTCCCGGGATTTTAGGTCCCAAATTTAAGAAATTGGAAACTGCCCAAGGACAGGAAAAGACCCTTCCCAAGTCTAAGAATTTACGGAAGAGGTGGTTTAGAAAAAACAGTGTTCTCAAGGGCCCCAAGGACCCACAGAAAAGGCACTACAAGGAAGTGGACGTTCAGAGCACCCAAGGGAAACAGAGTGCCCAGTCATTTGTGAAGAACATGGCCAAAGAAAGAAGGCTCAGTGGACCATCCCCAAGGGAGCTGGAGGAGCTTCACATGGCCCAGAGGCCCAGGAAATTAGTGGGAAACTCCGTCCACACAGAGTCTTCATTCATAAAGGAGCACAAGGCAGCAGCCTCTTCTTTCCCGAAGCAAAACATAATGGGCAAGCCTTCTGCCTCCACTGCTCCAAAATCCCTACCTAAGGTGAAAACCAAATCAGAAGACTCAACCTACCCCATTGTTGTTTTAGAAGATGCGAATGCTAGAGTTAGGGAAATGGAGGCTTCCAGACCAGTCTCGCATtctggaaaaaagtatattttccataaaattcgCTCACGTATAGTCCAAAGAACACCCAagaccaaaaaaagtaaaaagttcagaaagaaaaactcactCTCGAATAGATTGATGCCTGCACAGAGGCCTCCATTGCCTGCCGTCAGGAGCCTCATCGATTCCCCTTCACAGGAGGCTATTTCATCTTCAGAAAAACGAATTCAGGAAAATCCTTTTCCAGAATTATTTACTCTTTCAGAACCTTCTAAAGAAAACACTACTGTAGAAAACACTACTGCACAGAATGCttctgaagaaattatttctcCAGGAAGCACTACTGTATCAGAACAAACTCCCCCTGAATTCACAAACCGTAGGAATCTTTCCAATACATATTCTACTACCACCAGAGACAACTTTGTGCCGACTGTTAAACAAACCAATGAAACACAATGGGAATACCACAACTTGGTCACTGACTTGCCCCCAAAGCCCACAGGCTTCAGTGTTGCAAAGCTCTCATCCGCAGGTGATCTATTTGAAATTCAGCTAAACCAGCAGCTACGGTCCCTCATCCCGAATAATGACGTGAGAAGGCTCATTTCTCATGTTATCCGGACTTTGAAAATGGACTGCTCTGAGACCAATGTGCAACTGGCCTGTGCCAAGCTTATCTCCAGAACAGGCCTCCTGATGAAGCTTCTCAGCGAGCAGCAGGAAGTAAAGGTGTCCAAGGCAGAGTGGGATACAGACCAATGGAAGACTGAGAACTATATCAATGAGAGCACAGAAGCCCAGAGTGAACAGAAAGAGCAGAAGTCAAGTGAG ccaACAAAAGAAGTTCCAGGTTATGGCTATAACAACAAACTCATCTTGGCAATATCTGTGACTGTAGTAGTAATGATTTTGATTATAGTTTTCTGTCTCATTGAG